One window of Trifolium pratense cultivar HEN17-A07 linkage group LG5, ARS_RC_1.1, whole genome shotgun sequence genomic DNA carries:
- the LOC123884704 gene encoding growth-regulating factor 1-like, giving the protein MNIMNKNKYPFTPSQWQELEHQALIYKYMASGISIPPDLLFTIRKSYLDSPLSSRLLLNQPQQNYGWNYLQMGLGRKIDPEPGRCRRTDGKKWRCSKEAYPDSKYCERHMHRGKNRSRKPVEISKTTPTNSNTNNNASIFGISSITKNTPVSITNSSLSFDTQNLHQNYPQNSFMYPHITTSRSLSTSGIGLSFEDNSAPLFLDTISCSQNITDYRNRYVYGQKEEVDEYAFFKEPSGSTTMKHDPWQLTPLTMSSSSSSSSLRQRSFSSLSNDYSSFLQLQSLNGHSKQQEQDEPQKTVHRFFDEWPHKERDQWLDLDDKSSTTQLSISIPSSAHDFPTFTSRNHHDG; this is encoded by the exons ATGAATATCATGAACAAGAACAAGTACCCTTTTACTCCATCACAATGGCAAGAACTTGAACATCAAGCTCTTATTTACAAGTACATGGCTTCTGGTATCTCTATTCCACCTGATCTTCTTTTCACCATCAGAAAAAGCTACTTGGATAGTCCTCTCTCTTCAAGACTTTTGCTTAACCAGCCACAACAAAACT ATGGATGGAACTATCTGCAAATGGGTTTAGGAAGAAAAATAGATCCTGAACCAGGTAGATGCAGAAGAACAGATGGAAAAAAATGGAGATGTTCAAAAGAAGCATATCCAGATTCTAAATACTGTGAAAGACACATGCATAGAGGAAAAAACCGTTCAAGAAAGCCTgtggaaatttcaaaaacaacaccaacaaatagtaatactaataataatgcTTCAATATTTGGAATCTCATCAATTACCAAAAATACCCCTGTATCAATAACTAATTCTTCTTTGTCCTTTGATACACAAAATCTTCACCAAAACTACCCTCAAAATTCCTTTATGTATCCCCATATAACAACATCAAGGTCATTGTCAACATCTGGTATTGGTTTGTCTTTTGAAGACAATAGTGCTCCCTTGTTTCTTGACACCATTTCTTGCTCTCAGAATATTACAGATTACAG GAACAGGTATGTATATGGACAGAAAGAAGAGGTAGATGAATATGCATTCTTCAAAGAACCTTCTGGTAGCACTACTATGAAACATGATCCTTGGCAACTAACACCACTCACTATGAGTTCTtcctcatcttcttcatctttgaGACAGAGAAGCTTTTCATCTTTGTCCAATGATTACTCTTCCTTTTTGCAACTTCAGAGTCTAAATGGACACTCAAAACAGCAAGAGCAAGATGAACCTCAGAAAACCGTTCATCGCTTCTTTGACGAATGGCCACACAAAGAGAGAGATCAATGGCTTGATTTGGATGATAAATCATCCACTACTCAACTCTCAATTTCTATTCCATCTTCTGCTCATGATTTTCCAACTTTCACTTCGAGAAATCACCATG ATGGTTGA